A single region of the Mycoplasma mycoides subsp. mycoides SC str. PG1 genome encodes:
- a CDS encoding BspA family leucine-rich repeat surface protein, giving the protein MKKLLTILTTSSAIFTLPAITLLITRSNTQFEFKTYKNKFNSREHKIDKNGRVTEIGYTVLPNGVIKIKRFDYKVKIIAAKLPEEITSLNNAFLLNPHNIKWEVDWDTKNITDMSYAFYNTIWINSEKISKWNTSKVTNMEGMFGLTKSFDQDISNWDVSNVKNFKNMFDRAKKFNNKNKPLNWNSKLKSAKNMQGMFKSTDLFNQDISDWDLSNVTNISQMFSESKSFNKNISKWDVSNVKDMSKLFENAYAFNNGEKPLDWGHKLKSIKNMSSMFNGASKFTHNLSSWLMNDIVKNDNFGLNKEKQPKWKVEEKKPVNDSLTQPQPNSSSDNSLPRENSESSSISNTEAESTLPKVDKTKKQSEAKNKIPVEKGELPKDENQTTKTSNAIKDKENSSIKSDSLYKIPSKPNTIISKPSSANAGIIAGVVLGSFTILGTTAGLSYYYRKNLKNLYLKSADKIKPSLLKSKDNIKDFYVKSIDKTKNLYFKSKNKIKDKIAKIRSKK; this is encoded by the coding sequence ATGAAAAAATTATTGACAATTTTAACAACTAGTAGTGCGATATTTACACTTCCAGCAATTACTTTGTTAATAACTAGATCTAACACCCAATTTGAATTTAAAACCTATAAAAACAAGTTTAATTCTAGAGAACATAAAATAGATAAAAATGGAAGAGTTACAGAAATTGGGTATACTGTTTTACCTAATGGAGTTATTAAAATAAAGCGTTTTGATTATAAAGTTAAAATAATAGCTGCTAAATTGCCAGAAGAAATTACTAGTTTAAATAATGCTTTTCTATTAAATCCACATAATATAAAGTGAGAAGTTGATTGAGATACAAAAAACATAACTGATATGAGTTATGCATTTTATAATACAATTTGAATAAATAGTGAAAAAATATCTAAGTGAAATACTTCTAAAGTTACAAATATGGAAGGAATGTTTGGACTAACTAAATCATTTGATCAAGATATTTCTAATTGAGATGTTTCAAATGTAAAAAATTTTAAAAATATGTTTGATCGTGCTAAGAAATTCAATAATAAAAATAAACCTTTAAACTGAAATTCAAAACTTAAAAGTGCTAAGAATATGCAAGGAATGTTTAAATCAACTGATTTATTTAATCAAGATATATCTGACTGAGATCTATCAAATGTAACTAATATAAGTCAAATGTTTTCTGAATCAAAATCTTTTAATAAAAATATATCAAAATGAGATGTTTCAAATGTAAAGGATATGAGTAAGTTATTTGAAAATGCATATGCATTTAATAATGGTGAAAAACCTCTTGATTGAGGGCATAAACTTAAAAGTATAAAGAATATGAGTAGTATGTTTAATGGTGCAAGCAAATTTACACATAATTTAAGTAGTTGATTAATGAATGATATAGTTAAAAATGATAATTTTGGGCTAAATAAAGAAAAACAACCAAAGTGAAAAGTTGAAGAAAAAAAACCTGTTAATGATTCTCTAACTCAACCTCAACCAAATAGCTCATCTGATAATTCTTTACCACGAGAAAATTCTGAATCTAGCTCTATTTCTAATACGGAGGCTGAAAGTACATTACCTAAAGTTGATAAAACTAAGAAGCAGTCAGAGGCCAAAAACAAAATTCCTGTTGAAAAAGGTGAATTGCCTAAAGATGAAAATCAAACAACAAAAACTAGCAATGCTATAAAGGATAAGGAAAATAGTTCTATAAAAAGTGATAGCCTTTACAAAATACCATCAAAACCAAATACAATAATTTCTAAACCAAGTTCAGCTAATGCTGGAATAATTGCAGGAGTAGTTTTAGGTAGTTTTACTATTTTAGGAACTACTGCTGGACTTAGTTATTATTATCGTAAAAATCTAAAAAACTTATATTTAAAATCAGCAGATAAAATAAAACCTTCACTTTTAAAATCAAAAGATAACATTAAAGATTTTTATGTTAAATCAATAGATAAAACAAAAAATCTTTACTTTAAATCAAAAAATAAAATAAAAGATAAAATAGCAAAAATTAGATCTAAAAAATAA
- a CDS encoding MalY/PatB family protein, which produces MNKFKSEFDKPFNRSKTHERRWCKDNIKQFYLLDDYDNFLNCSIADTNFKTPKVIVNTIKKIAKQQSYSYTCSIENSLDAIQTWYKQLHNIDLNTNQIILGHGTISALIQAVQALTNVNDNILIQSPVYKPFYNVVQTNNRNVIDNPLVYKDHNYEIDFIDFENKIKKHNVKMFILCSSHNPSGVVWKAQDLLKIIEICNRYNVVIISDEVHGDIVLKDKFYSLLEFETKNNNFIVVSSPNKMFNLAGLKGSYLISKNTDILDKIKQQYLINGFGLFNSFYQQVLISAYTNKEVLDWVKEFKEYIYNNYLYLKENLLDKYKQLDYIDLKATYLVWIKFNHITVDQFKENLKHQNLIINLASDFYTNETDWFRINIACPRSELIQLVEKLKICLKLN; this is translated from the coding sequence ATGAATAAGTTTAAATCTGAGTTTGATAAACCTTTTAATAGGTCAAAAACTCATGAAAGAAGATGATGTAAAGATAATATTAAACAATTTTATTTATTAGATGATTATGATAATTTTTTAAACTGTTCAATAGCTGACACTAATTTTAAAACTCCAAAAGTTATAGTAAATACAATTAAAAAAATCGCTAAACAACAATCTTATAGTTATACTTGTAGTATTGAAAATAGTCTAGATGCTATTCAAACTTGATATAAACAATTACATAATATTGATTTAAATACTAATCAAATAATTCTAGGTCATGGAACTATTAGTGCTTTAATACAAGCTGTTCAAGCGCTTACTAATGTAAATGATAATATCTTAATTCAATCTCCCGTTTATAAACCTTTTTATAATGTAGTACAAACAAATAATAGAAATGTAATAGATAATCCATTAGTTTATAAAGATCATAATTATGAAATTGATTTTATTGATTTTGAAAATAAAATAAAAAAACATAATGTAAAAATGTTTATTTTATGTAGTTCACATAACCCTTCTGGAGTAGTTTGAAAAGCTCAAGATCTTTTAAAAATCATTGAGATTTGTAATAGGTATAATGTAGTTATTATTAGTGATGAAGTTCATGGAGACATTGTTTTAAAAGATAAGTTTTATTCTTTATTAGAATTTGAAACTAAAAATAATAATTTTATAGTAGTTAGTTCTCCAAATAAAATGTTTAATTTAGCTGGATTAAAAGGTTCTTATTTAATTAGTAAAAATACAGATATACTAGATAAAATTAAACAACAATATTTAATTAATGGATTTGGACTATTTAATTCTTTTTATCAACAAGTTTTAATTAGTGCTTATACAAATAAAGAAGTTTTAGATTGAGTAAAAGAGTTTAAAGAATATATTTATAATAACTATTTATATTTAAAAGAAAATCTTTTAGATAAATATAAACAACTAGATTATATAGATCTAAAAGCAACTTATTTAGTTTGAATTAAGTTTAATCATATAACTGTTGATCAGTTTAAAGAAAATTTAAAACACCAAAATCTAATTATTAATTTAGCTTCTGATTTTTATACAAATGAAACTGACTGATTTAGAATAAATATTGCTTGTCCTAGATCTGAATTAATACAATTAGTTGAAAAACTAAAAATCTGTTTAAAATTAAATTAG
- a CDS encoding Myrrcad domain-containing protein codes for MKKLLTILTTSSAVFLITAGVMLANKNSVENNIYISKQIQRKPHKIEGDKLIEIGYYWDSHDRQVRIMRIPPTVKVIAAQLPPIITSLKGAFQARINDVIWHVPWDTKNITNMNSMFYNNIWFNSSSILEWDTSNVTDMGEMFGRTGSFNQDLSKWDVSKVKNFKKMFYNAKKYNNNDKPLKWNDKLKSAVNMEDMFQGASDFKHSLSDWKLETEINNKNFGLLEDRHPKWKEKLIKPSSPISSSNSLSSNNINDRSDDNQINRNSSTPTNSNTISTNPSNDLSSNTTNNENISESSMSNNMLEIPINSENKPENPKNNENINYKILPKVDKTKKQSEAKNKIPVEKGELSKDENQTTKTSNAIKDKENSSIKSDSLYKIPPKPNTIISKLSSPNAGIIAGVVLGSFTILGTTAGLSYYYRKNLKNLYLKSADKIKPSLLKSKDNIKDFYVKSIDKTKNLYFKSKNKIKDKIAKIRSKK; via the coding sequence ATGAAAAAATTATTGACAATTTTAACAACTAGTAGTGCTGTATTTTTAATAACAGCAGGAGTTATGCTAGCTAATAAGAATAGTGTTGAGAATAATATTTATATAAGCAAGCAAATTCAAAGAAAACCACATAAAATTGAAGGTGATAAACTAATTGAGATTGGATATTATTGAGATAGTCATGATAGACAGGTGAGAATAATGAGAATTCCACCTACTGTTAAAGTTATTGCTGCTCAACTACCACCAATAATTACAAGTTTAAAAGGTGCTTTTCAAGCAAGAATTAATGATGTAATATGACATGTTCCATGAGATACAAAAAATATAACCAATATGAACAGTATGTTTTACAACAATATTTGATTTAATAGTTCTAGTATACTTGAATGAGACACTTCAAATGTTACTGATATGGGAGAAATGTTTGGAAGAACAGGTAGTTTTAATCAAGATCTGTCAAAATGAGATGTTTCAAAAGTAAAAAACTTTAAAAAAATGTTTTATAATGCTAAAAAATATAATAACAATGATAAGCCATTAAAATGAAATGACAAATTAAAAAGCGCTGTAAATATGGAAGATATGTTTCAAGGTGCTTCTGATTTTAAGCATAGTTTAAGTGATTGAAAATTAGAAACAGAAATAAATAATAAAAATTTTGGATTATTAGAGGATAGACATCCTAAATGAAAGGAAAAATTAATAAAACCTAGTAGTCCAATTAGTTCGTCAAATTCTTTAAGTTCAAATAATATTAATGATAGATCAGATGATAATCAAATAAATAGAAATTCATCTACACCTACAAATTCTAATACTATATCAACTAATCCAAGTAATGACTTATCTTCAAATACAACTAATAATGAAAATATTTCTGAATCATCTATGTCTAATAATATGTTAGAAATTCCAATTAATTCTGAAAACAAGCCAGAAAATCCTAAAAACAATGAAAATATAAATTACAAAATATTACCTAAAGTTGATAAAACTAAGAAGCAGTCAGAGGCCAAAAACAAAATTCCTGTTGAAAAAGGTGAATTGTCTAAAGATGAAAATCAAACAACAAAAACTAGCAATGCTATAAAGGATAAGGAAAATAGTTCTATAAAAAGTGATAGCCTTTACAAAATTCCACCAAAACCAAATACTATAATTTCTAAATTAAGCTCTCCTAATGCTGGAATAATTGCAGGAGTAGTTTTAGGTAGTTTTACTATTTTAGGAACTACTGCTGGACTTAGTTATTATTATCGTAAAAATCTAAAAAACTTATATTTAAAATCAGCAGATAAAATAAAACCTTCACTTTTAAAATCAAAAGATAACATTAAAGATTTTTATGTTAAATCAATAGATAAAACAAAAAATCTTTACTTTAAATCAAAAAATAAAATAAAAGATAAAATAGCAAAAATTAGATCTAAAAAATAA
- a CDS encoding RidA family protein, with amino-acid sequence MKIINTENAPKAIGPYSQAVKICNGTLYLSGQLGLDPKTMLLENNIELQTKRSLNNIYEILKQAGYDKTDVVKTLVLLKDINDFSLVNSIYEEFFEEHKPARSAFQAAALPKDALIEIEVIAYKKETNCCLDK; translated from the coding sequence ATGAAAATAATTAATACTGAAAATGCTCCAAAAGCAATCGGACCATACAGTCAAGCTGTTAAAATTTGTAATGGTACTTTATATTTATCTGGGCAATTAGGATTAGATCCTAAAACTATGCTTTTAGAAAATAATATTGAATTACAAACAAAAAGAAGTTTAAATAATATTTATGAAATTTTAAAACAAGCAGGATATGACAAAACTGATGTAGTTAAAACTTTAGTTTTATTAAAAGATATTAATGATTTTTCATTAGTAAATAGTATTTATGAAGAATTCTTTGAAGAGCACAAACCTGCTAGAAGTGCTTTTCAAGCAGCAGCTCTTCCAAAAGATGCTTTAATTGAAATAGAAGTAATTGCTTATAAAAAAGAAACAAATTGTTGTTTAGATAAATAA
- a CDS encoding BspA family leucine-rich repeat surface protein has protein sequence MKKLLTILTSCSTALLVFASTTLVKNSNNKNIIINYNSKNISKEHKIWGDRLTEIGYKTENGQVRIKQIPHIVNVIAAQLPTEITSLKGAFQARTNNITWTVDWDTSRITNMNSMFYNTTWFNNDAILKWDTSNVTDMGEMFAYSKGFNHNLSSWDVSNVTNMERMFLNSTKFNNGNKPLEWGPKLKKIKNMKEMFKDAKAFKQNLNSWLMKTEVNNNDFGLDQDYQPKWLEKTEAAKPEISTEEILSPKADEALESPHTDNNLNEITKDKQKDDSKKINILEDNTYKMYLL, from the coding sequence ATGAAAAAGTTATTAACTATTTTAACTAGCTGCAGTACTGCTCTTTTAGTTTTTGCAAGTACAACTCTAGTTAAAAATTCTAATAATAAAAATATCATAATAAATTATAATAGTAAAAACATTTCAAAAGAGCATAAAATTTGAGGTGATAGACTTACTGAGATCGGTTATAAAACAGAGAATGGTCAAGTAAGAATAAAACAAATACCTCATATAGTTAATGTCATTGCAGCACAATTACCTACAGAAATAACTAGTTTGAAGGGAGCTTTTCAAGCAAGAACAAATAATATAACCTGAACAGTAGATTGAGATACATCAAGAATAACAAATATGAATAGTATGTTCTACAATACGACTTGATTTAACAACGATGCTATTTTAAAATGAGACACTTCAAATGTCACTGATATGGGTGAAATGTTTGCATATTCTAAAGGTTTTAATCATAATTTATCATCATGAGATGTATCAAACGTTACAAATATGGAACGAATGTTTTTAAACTCCACAAAGTTTAATAATGGAAATAAACCATTAGAGTGAGGACCTAAGCTTAAAAAAATTAAAAATATGAAAGAAATGTTTAAAGATGCAAAAGCATTTAAGCAAAATTTGAATTCATGACTAATGAAAACCGAGGTTAATAATAATGATTTTGGACTTGATCAAGACTATCAACCTAAGTGACTAGAAAAGACAGAAGCAGCTAAACCTGAGATTAGTACTGAAGAAATATTATCACCTAAAGCCGATGAGGCTTTAGAAAGCCCACACACAGATAATAATTTAAATGAAATTACTAAAGATAAACAAAAAGATGATTCGAAAAAAATAAACATCTTAGAGGATAATACATATAAAATGTACCTTCTATAG
- a CDS encoding Myrrcad domain-containing protein: MKKLLTILTTSSAVFLITAGVMLANKNSVENNIYISKQIQRKPHKIEGDKLIEIGYYWDSHDRQVRIMRIPPTVKVIAAQLPPIITSLKGAFQARINDVIWHVPWDTKNITNMNSMFYNNIWFNSSSILEWDTSNVTDMGEMFGRTGSFNQDLSKWDVSKVKNFKKMFYNAKKYNNNDKPLKWNDKLKSAVNMEDMFQGASDFKHSLSDWKLETEINNKNFGLLEDRHPKWKEKLIKPSSPISSSNSLSSNNINDRSDDNQINRNSSTPTNSNTISTNPSNDLSSNTTNNENISESSMSNNMLEIPINSENKPENPKNNENINYKILPKVDKTKKQSEAKNKIPVEKGELSKDENQTTKTSNAIKDKENSSIKSDSLYKIPSKPNTIISKLSSPNAGIITGAVLGSFTILGTTAGLSYYYRKNLKNLYLKSADKIKPSLLKSKDNIKDFYVKSIDKTKNLYFKSKNKIKDKIAKIRSKK, from the coding sequence ATGAAAAAATTATTGACAATTTTAACAACTAGTAGTGCTGTATTTTTAATAACAGCAGGAGTTATGCTAGCTAATAAGAATAGTGTTGAGAATAATATTTATATAAGCAAGCAAATTCAAAGAAAACCACATAAAATTGAAGGTGATAAACTAATTGAGATTGGATATTATTGAGATAGTCATGATAGACAGGTGAGAATAATGAGAATTCCACCTACTGTTAAAGTTATTGCTGCTCAACTACCACCAATAATTACAAGTTTAAAAGGTGCTTTTCAAGCAAGAATTAATGATGTAATATGACATGTTCCATGAGATACAAAAAATATAACCAATATGAACAGTATGTTTTACAACAATATTTGATTTAATAGTTCTAGTATACTTGAATGAGACACTTCAAATGTTACTGATATGGGAGAAATGTTTGGAAGAACAGGTAGTTTTAATCAAGATCTATCAAAATGAGATGTTTCAAAAGTAAAAAACTTTAAAAAAATGTTTTATAATGCTAAAAAATATAATAACAATGATAAGCCATTAAAATGAAATGACAAATTAAAAAGCGCTGTAAATATGGAAGATATGTTTCAAGGTGCTTCTGATTTTAAGCATAGTTTAAGTGATTGAAAATTAGAAACAGAAATAAATAATAAAAATTTTGGATTATTAGAGGATAGACATCCTAAATGAAAGGAAAAATTAATAAAACCTAGTAGTCCAATTAGTTCGTCAAATTCTTTAAGTTCAAATAATATTAATGATAGATCAGATGATAATCAAATAAATAGAAATTCATCTACACCTACAAATTCTAATACTATATCAACTAATCCAAGTAATGACTTATCTTCAAATACAACTAATAATGAAAATATTTCTGAATCATCTATGTCTAATAATATGTTAGAAATTCCAATTAATTCTGAAAACAAGCCAGAAAATCCTAAAAACAATGAAAATATAAATTACAAAATATTACCTAAAGTTGATAAAACTAAGAAGCAGTCAGAGGCCAAAAACAAAATTCCTGTTGAAAAAGGTGAATTGTCTAAAGATGAAAATCAAACAACAAAAACTAGCAATGCTATAAAGGATAAGGAAAATAGTTCTATAAAAAGTGATAGCCTTTACAAAATACCATCAAAACCAAATACAATAATTTCTAAATTAAGCTCTCCTAATGCTGGAATAATTACAGGAGCAGTTTTAGGTAGTTTTACTATTTTAGGAACTACTGCTGGACTTAGTTATTATTATCGTAAAAATCTAAAAAACTTATATTTAAAATCAGCAGATAAAATAAAACCTTCACTTTTAAAATCAAAAGATAACATTAAAGATTTTTATGTTAAATCAATAGATAAAACAAAAAATCTTTACTTTAAATCAAAAAATAAAATAAAAGATAAAATAGCAAAAATTAGATCTAAAAAATAA
- a CDS encoding IS1634-like element ISMmy1 family transposase codes for MVIPKDILKIPRPSSTRVKTTSKEGIYNVIQRTSIRKNGKIIPVEKGVIGKIINGVFQSIEKQTYEVDIKSYGLFALNEKLNNHIFRELLNFYDFEDARKLYVIASLRTMFSDIKNEHLKHEYDTNFISEIYPKCALSSNTISSFLEKIGKSSSKMEDFMNKRLEEFSNHSIVIDGMLKNNTSETNIFSEMSRKSRTKGSQNLNLIYAYDINAQEPVASSVYPGNMLDYTAFRDFLRTYEIKNGFLILDKGFDDKEYKNLMREKNIKYLIPIKINHTFKKFNLKSGFNFTFTYDDDTIRAKKIIINNKYYFCYKSTLTEMVEKKNFISRAHKKGAYDEIKLLERENLFGLIIFECNYDLDLKDIYVAYKKRWEIELLFKQFKNVLEQNETNVQGNYRLLATEFINFLSSIMLCRIKNHLLNSGVLDNRTISETFRYLSKIIKKRKSRKREEWDDVETLKYIKEMKSILKI; via the coding sequence ATGGTCATTCCTAAAGACATATTAAAAATTCCAAGACCATCTAGTACTAGAGTAAAAACAACATCAAAAGAAGGTATTTATAATGTTATACAAAGAACATCAATAAGAAAAAATGGAAAAATTATTCCTGTTGAAAAAGGAGTAATTGGAAAGATTATTAATGGTGTTTTTCAAAGCATAGAAAAGCAAACATATGAAGTAGATATTAAATCATATGGTCTATTTGCACTAAATGAAAAATTAAACAATCATATCTTTAGAGAACTTTTAAATTTTTATGATTTTGAAGATGCTAGAAAATTATATGTTATAGCTTCTTTAAGAACTATGTTTTCAGATATTAAAAACGAACATTTAAAACATGAATATGATACAAATTTTATTTCTGAAATATACCCAAAATGTGCTTTATCTTCAAACACTATCTCAAGTTTTTTAGAGAAAATAGGTAAATCTAGTTCGAAGATGGAAGATTTTATGAATAAAAGATTAGAAGAGTTTTCAAACCACTCAATAGTTATTGATGGTATGTTGAAAAACAATACATCAGAAACTAACATTTTCTCTGAAATGTCTAGAAAGTCTAGAACTAAAGGCTCTCAAAACTTAAACCTTATTTATGCTTACGATATTAATGCACAAGAACCTGTTGCTAGTTCTGTTTACCCAGGAAATATGCTAGATTACACTGCTTTTAGAGACTTTTTAAGAACTTATGAGATTAAAAATGGATTTTTAATTCTTGATAAAGGATTTGATGATAAAGAATATAAAAACTTGATGAGAGAAAAAAATATTAAATATTTAATCCCTATAAAAATAAATCATACTTTTAAAAAGTTTAATTTAAAATCTGGATTTAATTTCACTTTCACTTATGATGACGACACAATAAGAGCAAAGAAAATTATCATCAACAACAAATATTATTTTTGTTATAAATCAACCCTAACTGAAATGGTAGAAAAGAAAAATTTCATAAGTCGTGCACATAAAAAAGGTGCGTATGATGAAATTAAATTACTAGAAAGAGAAAATCTTTTTGGATTAATAATTTTTGAGTGTAATTATGATTTGGACTTAAAAGATATTTATGTCGCGTATAAAAAGAGATGAGAAATTGAATTGCTTTTTAAACAGTTTAAAAATGTGCTTGAACAAAACGAAACAAATGTTCAAGGAAACTATAGATTATTAGCAACTGAATTTATTAACTTTTTATCTTCAATTATGCTTTGCAGAATAAAAAACCACCTATTAAATAGTGGCGTTCTTGACAATAGAACAATTAGTGAAACTTTTAGATATTTATCAAAAATAATCAAGAAGAGAAAGTCTAGAAAAAGAGAAGAATGAGATGATGTTGAAACATTAAAATATATTAAAGAAATGAAGTCTATTTTAAAAATATAG
- a CDS encoding MyrrCad domain-containing protein: MESKPIIKPEKPTEESSKPDSIPNSSPLPADSPDNSENTIAPKKPEHSEINNETIEKNESLEEDKIENPKNDNNLYKIPAKPNTIIKPNSPSAGVIAGVVLGTFTVLGIAGGTGYYYRKNLKNFYLNSADKTKNLYFKKFPILDTI; this comes from the coding sequence ATAGAATCAAAACCTATTATAAAACCTGAAAAACCAACTGAAGAATCTTCAAAACCTGATTCTATCCCAAATTCTTCACCACTACCAGCAGATTCACCAGATAATTCAGAAAATACAATAGCTCCTAAAAAACCAGAACATTCTGAAATAAATAATGAAACAATAGAAAAAAATGAATCACTAGAAGAAGACAAGATTGAAAATCCTAAAAATGATAATAACCTTTACAAAATTCCAGCAAAACCAAACACTATAATAAAACCAAATTCGCCAAGTGCAGGAGTTATAGCAGGAGTTGTTTTAGGTACTTTTACAGTTCTAGGAATAGCGGGTGGAACTGGATATTATTATCGTAAAAATCTAAAGAATTTTTATTTAAATTCAGCTGACAAAACAAAGAATTTATACTTTAAAAAATTCCCAATTTTGGACACTATATAA
- a CDS encoding IS1634-like element IS1634 family transposase — translation MSIGVPRPDNKGFVYRLGYGYLHELKQYHDDPLAIIKAIIANFPLSWTKEQARTKLDEIFKEKKETKKEVLERFKGYEVVEKLFDYFNIFNDCSPTKSTTLKDVVLQLIYQRIKNPISVFNTYKTAKKEKIDTHSKNSFYRSLDYIAKNKDEILRNLNAKICANTNRKIDVLWFDATTTYFETFSREGYKKPGYSKDGKFKEDQIVIGMATDENGIPLHYKIFPGNVADPNTLIPFMLEIADIYEVNSVTIIADKGMSVNRNIRFLESKNWKYIISYRMKAGSKQFKEYILDEKDYINDGGLIYKTRDIASSYNKKRINGHFRRQIISFSQKRATKDKNDRDILIQNFTKKMNKDNLVSCDDLAGSKKYRFFKPINKGAFYELDIEKIQEDQKYDGYYVYETNRTDLSVKEVINLYSKQWQIESNFKTLKGKLSLRPMYLSTWNHIVGYICLCFISLVFLNYIIYILNSKLGLTGKNKITEHKVINVIKEVKEIEVFVNKQKIETIQVYNDELQESWQTYQILLELLTKEKVT, via the coding sequence TTATCAATTGGAGTGCCAAGACCAGATAACAAAGGTTTTGTATATAGATTGGGATATGGATATTTGCATGAATTAAAACAATATCACGATGATCCGCTAGCAATTATCAAAGCAATTATTGCAAACTTTCCATTGTCTTGAACAAAAGAACAAGCAAGAACTAAATTAGATGAAATTTTTAAAGAGAAAAAAGAAACCAAAAAAGAAGTTTTAGAAAGGTTTAAAGGTTACGAAGTAGTTGAAAAACTATTTGATTATTTCAATATTTTTAATGATTGTTCTCCCACAAAATCGACAACATTAAAAGATGTTGTTTTACAGTTGATTTATCAAAGAATTAAAAATCCAATAAGTGTTTTTAACACTTATAAGACAGCAAAAAAAGAAAAAATAGACACTCATTCAAAAAATTCATTTTATAGATCATTAGACTATATAGCAAAAAACAAAGATGAAATTTTAAGAAATTTAAATGCAAAAATTTGTGCAAATACCAATAGAAAAATTGATGTATTATGATTTGACGCAACAACTACTTATTTTGAAACATTTTCTCGTGAAGGTTATAAAAAACCTGGTTATTCAAAAGATGGAAAATTTAAAGAAGACCAGATTGTTATAGGTATGGCAACTGATGAAAATGGAATACCGTTACACTACAAAATATTTCCAGGAAATGTTGCTGATCCAAATACTTTAATACCATTTATGCTTGAAATTGCAGATATTTATGAAGTTAACAGTGTAACTATAATTGCTGACAAAGGAATGAGTGTTAATAGAAATATTAGATTTTTAGAATCTAAGAATTGAAAATACATAATCTCATACAGAATGAAAGCTGGAAGCAAACAATTTAAAGAGTATATATTAGATGAAAAAGATTATATAAATGATGGTGGTTTGATATACAAAACTCGTGATATTGCATCTTCATACAATAAAAAAAGAATTAATGGACATTTTAGAAGACAAATAATTAGTTTTAGTCAAAAACGAGCAACTAAAGACAAAAACGATAGAGACATTTTAATTCAAAATTTCACTAAGAAAATGAATAAAGATAATCTTGTTTCTTGTGATGATTTAGCGGGATCTAAAAAATATAGATTCTTTAAACCTATAAACAAAGGTGCATTTTATGAACTTGACATAGAAAAAATACAAGAAGATCAAAAATATGATGGATACTATGTTTATGAAACAAATAGAACAGATTTATCAGTAAAAGAAGTTATTAATTTATATTCAAAACAATGACAAATTGAGTCTAATTTCAAGACATTAAAAGGTAAATTATCTCTTCGTCCAATGTATTTATCAACTTGAAACCATATTGTTGGTTACATTTGTTTATGTTTCATTTCATTAGTGTTTTTAAACTACATCATCTACATTCTAAATTCAAAATTAGGACTGACTGGAAAAAACAAAATCACTGAGCATAAAGTGATTAATGTTATCAAAGAAGTTAAAGAAATTGAAGTATTTGTAAATAAACAAAAAATCGAAACTATACAAGTGTATAATGATGAGTTACAAGAAAGTTGGCAAACTTATCAAATATTATTAGAGCTTTTAACAAAAGAAAAAGTCACTTAG